In the Naumovozyma dairenensis CBS 421 chromosome 4, complete genome genome, one interval contains:
- the PNC1 gene encoding nicotinamidase (similar to Saccharomyces cerevisiae PNC1 (YGL037C); ancestral locus Anc_4.75), producing the protein MKALLIIDVQNDFLPPNGTLAVPHGDEIVHPILELIHDEKQDWHRVVMTRDWHPKNHISFAKRHNQEPYSKITYKSPKPGDKTTQEGVLWPVHCIQNTRGSQLADPLLKETYKNHYKIVDKGFLSDREYYSAFHDIWNFHKTELHEYLQKHHITEVYIVGLALDYCVKETAISAAKLGYKTTILKDYTKPVNSDDESMMKLKEEFNSYNIKLD; encoded by the coding sequence atgaaagCTTTATTGATCATTGACGTTCAAAATGATTTCCTACCACCTAACGGTACATTGGCAGTTCCTCATGGTGATGAAATTGTTCATCCAATTTTAGAGTTGATACATGATGAAAAGCAAGATTGGCATCGTGTAGTAATGACAAGAGATTGGCATCCTAAAAACCATATCTCATTCGCAAAGAGACATAATCAGGAACCATACAGCAAGATAACATACAAATCTCCTAAGCCTGGTGACAAAACCACTCAAGAAGGTGTCTTATGGCCTGTTCATTGTATTCAAAATACAAGGGGAAGTCAATTGGCCGATCctttattgaaagaaacatataaaaatcattataagATAGTGGATAAGGGATTTTTATCTGATAGAGAATATTATTCTGCCTTCCATGACATTTGGAATTTCCATAAGACTGAGTTGCatgaatatttacaaaaacaTCATATTACTGAAGTGTACATCGTGGGATTGGCATTAGATTATTGTGTTAAAGAAACCGCAATTTCTGCAGCAAAATTGGGCTATAAAACTACAATTCTAAAAGATTATACAAAACCAGTAAattctgatgatgaatcaatgatgaagttgaaagaagaattcaattcttATAACATTAAATTAGATTGA
- the OCH1 gene encoding initiation-specific alpha-1,6-mannosyltransferase (similar to Saccharomyces cerevisiae OCH1 (YGL038C); ancestral locus Anc_4.74) — protein MFPYDTQKPIPRKIWQTWKVSTNDPTFPSNFRNFQQKWSLAAKETENSTPSEEKFQYSLITDDNIESLLNNVYGEAPLVIDAFQLMPNNILKADFFRYLILYARGGIYSDMDTIPLKELKDWPSLSSSSSPSLFSSAPIPYKGFIPSSPSASVSPSASSRKEPGLVIGIEADPDREDWKKWYARRIQFCQWTIQSKPGHPILRELILNITSTTLNSVPHSNLKKIRNSMIDSTVKNDYNINYRDKRRDDKNYKHDSLKTFDNVDGSDIMNWTGPGIFSDIIFEYMNNLVKTNSDIILINSNYVVIPNLRPQLMRRIMKNQQKNNHTKIENSLNLKRLIPWEFFTLITEPVLVDDIMVLPITSFSPDVGQMEAKSSTDEMAFVKHMFEGSWKEEADSNKK, from the coding sequence ATGTTCCCATATGATACACAAAAACCAATAccaagaaaaatatggCAAACATGGAAAGTATCAACCAATGATCCAACTTTCCCATCAAATTTTAGAAATTTCCAACAAAAATGGTCTCTTGCAGCAAAGGAAACTGAAAACAGTACTCCCAGTGAGGAGAAATTCCAATATTCCTTAATAACAGATGACAATATCGAATCATTACTAAACAATGTCTACGGTGAAGCACCACTAGTGATCGATGCCTTCCAATTAATGCCAAATAATATCTTAAAGGCTGATTTCTTTAGATATTTAATTCTATATGCAAGAGGTGGGATATATTCCGATATGGATACTATTCCTTTAAAGGAATTAAAAGATTGGCCTTCTCTttcatcttcctcatctccttcattattttcctCTGCACCTATCCCATACAAAGGTTTCATTCCCTCTTCACCTTCAGCTTCTGTTTCTCCTTCGGCCTCGTCAAGAAAAGAACCAGGTTTGGTCATCGGTATAGAAGCTGACCCAGATAGAGAAGACTGGAAAAAATGGTACGCAAGAAGGATTCAATTCTGTCAATGGACAATACAATCTAAACCAGGGCATCCAATATTACGTGAATTGATCTTGAATATAACATCAACAACATTAAATAGTGTCCCACATTCcaatttaaagaaaataagaaattcCATGATTGATTCCACTGTTAAGaatgattataatattaattataGAGACAAGAGACGCGATGATAAGAATTATAAGCATGATTCTTTAAAAACATTCGATAACGTGGATGGAAGTGATATTATGAATTGGACGGGACCTGGGATTTTCTCTGATATCATATTCGAatatatgaataatttaGTTAAGACAAACTCAGATATCATTCtaattaattcaaattacGTAGTGATACCGAATCTTCGACCACAGCTAATGAGgagaataatgaaaaatcaacaaaaaaataatcacACAAAAATAGAGAActcattgaatttgaaaagattaataCCATGGGAGTTTTTCACCTTGATAACAGAACCAGTACTAGTGGATGATATAATGGTGTTACCTATAACAAGTTTCTCTCCAGACGTGGGCCAAATGGAGGCAAAATCAAGTACTGATGAAATGGCATTCGTCAAACATATGTTTGAAGGTTCAtggaaagaagaagctgattccaacaaaaaataa
- the RSR1 gene encoding Ras family GTPase RSR1 (similar to Saccharomyces cerevisiae RSR1 (YGR152C); ancestral locus Anc_4.73), with protein MRDYKLVVLGAGGVGKSCLTVQFVQGVYLDTYDPTIEDSYRKTIEIDNKVFDLEILDTAGVAQFTAMRELYIKSGMGFLLVYSVTDRQSLDELMELREQVLRIKDSSKVPMVLVGNKADLNDERVISVEEGIEVSSTWGKVPFYETSALLRSNVDEVFVDLVRQIMRNEMESIANAEIRNPSMQRRNGSSTNPSPVARSGARQQQQQQLRNQEPNSTIEGNATSRTKPQRSGQKAVSGQQLSSTNAVNSSSDKKASDTAKSSGCCVIS; from the coding sequence atgagaGATTATAAATTAGTGGTGTTAGGTGCAGGTGGTGTTGGTAAATCATGTCTTACCgttcaatttgttcaagGCGTTTATTTAGACACATATGATCCAACCATCGAAGATTCATACAGGAAAACTATTGAAATAGATAATAAAGTTtttgatttggaaattCTGGATACTGCAGGTGTTGCCCAATTCACAGCGATGAGAGAACTTTATATTAAATCAGGAATGGGATTTTTATTGGTCTATTCCGTTACTGATAGACAGTCCTTAGATGAGCTAATGGAATTAAGAGAACAAGTCCTAAGAATTAAAGATTCAAGTAAAGTTCCAATGGTTTTAGTTGGGAATAAAGCTGACTTGAATGATGAAAGAGTTATTAGTGTAGAGGAAGGTATTGAAGTCAGCAGCACTTGGGGTAAAGTTCCATTTTACGAAACCAGTGCCCTATTGAGAAGTAACGTGGATGAAGTATTCGTTGATTTAGTAAGACAGATTATGAGGAACGAGATGGAAAGTATCGCTAATGCAGAAATAAGGAATCCAAGTATGCAAAGGCGGAACGGGTCATCTACAAACCCATCACCAGTAGCACGAAGCGGAGCAAGacagcagcaacaacaacaactaaGGAATCAAGAGCCGAATAGCACGATTGAGGGAAATGCTACTTCTCGAACAAAGCCTCAAAGATCAGGTCAAAAAGCAGTTAGTGGGCAACAGTTGTCTTCCACAAATGCAGTGAATAGCTCAAGCGATAAAAAAGCTAGTGACACTGCAAAAAGCAGCGGTTGTTGCGTGATCTCTTAG
- the HEM2 gene encoding porphobilinogen synthase HEM2 (similar to Saccharomyces cerevisiae HEM2 (YGL040C); ancestral locus Anc_4.70) → MHTAEFLDIDRTDISSVLAGGYNHPLLREWQNERQLTKNMLIFPLFISDNEDDCCAIESLPNIKRFGVNKLKEYMKPLVAKGLRSVILFGVPLKEGSKDPVGTSADDPQGPVIQAIKLLRREFPDLYIMCDVCLCEYTSHGHCGVLYDDGTINREKSVARIAAVAVNYAKAGAHCVAPSDMIDGRIKEIKRGLINAGLAHKTFVLSYSAKFSGNLYGPFRDAACSAPSSGDRKCYQLPSGGRGLARRALRRDLGEGADGIIVKPSTFYLDIMRDASEICNDLPICAYHVSGEYAMLHAAAEKGIIDLKTMAFESHQGFLRAGARLIITYFAPQFLEWLDN, encoded by the coding sequence ATGCATACCGCTGAATTCTTAGATATCGATAGAACTGATATTTCCTCTGTCTTAGCTGGTGGATACAATCACCCCCTATTAAGAGAATGGCAGAATGAACGTCaattaacaaaaaatatgttaatttttcctcttttcATTTCggataatgaagatgactGCTGTGCTATCGAATCTCTTCCAAATATCAAGAGATTTGGTGTCAACAAATTAAAGGAATATATGAAACCATTGGTTGCGAAAGGTTTAAGATctgttatattatttggCGTCCCACTAAAAGAAGGAAGTAAGGATCCTGTTGGTACCAGTGCAGACGATCCTCAAGGACCAGTTATTCAAGCCATTAAGTTGTTACGTAGAGAATTCCCAGATCTATATATCATGTGTGATGTTTGTCTTTGTGAATATACTTCACATGGCCATTGTGGTGTTCTGTATGATGATGGAACTATCAACAGAGAAAAAAGTGTTGCCAGAAttgctgctgttgctgtCAATTATGCCAAAGCGGGAGCGCACTGTGTAGCTCCAAGTGACATGATCGACGGCAGAATTAAAGAGATCAAGAGAGGATTAATCAACGCTGGATTGGCTCATAAGACCTTTGTCTTATCCTATTCTGCCAAATTTAGCGGTAATCTATACGGCCCATTCCGTGATGCTGCTTGTTCAGCCCCTTCATCTGGTGATAGAAAGTGTTACCAATTGCCTTCAGGTGGTCGCGGATTAGCACGTAGAGCTTTGAGGAGAGATCTTGGTGAAGGTGCAGATGGGATCATAGTTAAACCTTCTACTTTCTACTTAGATATCATGAGAGATGCAAGTGAAATTTGTAATGACTTACCAATATGTGCATATCATGTCTCTGGTGAGTATGCAATGTTACATGCCGCTGCTGAAAAGGGCATTATAGATTTGAAAACCATGGCATTTGAGTCTCATCAAGGTTTCTTGAGGGCAGGCGCCAGATTGATAATTACATATTTTGCACCACAATTCCTGGAATGGTTAGATAACTAG
- the NDAI0D03840 gene encoding uncharacterized protein (similar to Saccharomyces cerevisiae YGR017W; ancestral locus Anc_4.154), translating into MPSQMAPWVPTFIQSCKNNTQQPFTPFQFATIDAVNNLPRVRTVVFRDFLFHDKQTNILTFNSDLRSHKLCGNTASTPFESCFYFPQTWEQYRLTGQCFVISNNKEKNHIPKSIVRKYALFSSHRDCHMQGQSEVEENGEEQEAEEECEEGENYGNDESYEDYEEEEEDDLLCEEDWHAEVKRQWESLSRSSKSLYRKPAPGSPLTTETSKKLDKLQRGVDGAKEDDGLENFGIICLCIDSVDYLNLKDGRGGERWIYKRMSEGDCSDTEAWEEEEVCP; encoded by the coding sequence ATGCCCTCTCAAATGGCACCATGGGTGCCCACGTTCATCCAATCGTGTAAAAACAATACTCAACAACCGTTTACTCCATTCCAATTTGCAACTATCGATGCAGTTAATAACTTACCACGAGTAAGAACTGTTGTCTTTAGAGACTTTTTATTTCACGATAAGCAAACGAATATTTTGACCTTTAATTCTGATTTGAGAAGCCATAAGCTTTGTGGTAATACTGCTTCTACACCTTTTGAGAGTTGTTTCTATTTTCCTCAGACATGGGAACAATATAGGCTTACTGGACAATGTTTTGTAATAAGCAAtaataaagagaaaaatcatattcCAAAATCAATAGTTCGTAAATATgcattgttttcttctcaTAGAGATTGCCATATGCAAGGACAATCAGAAGTAGAAGAAAACGGAGAAGAACAAGAGGCGGAAGAAGAATGTGAAGAAGGAGAGAATTATGGAAATGATGAAAGCTATGAAGATtatgaagaggaagaagaagatgatcTGCTATGTGAAGAAGACTGGCATGCCGAAGTTAAAAGACAATGGGAGTCGTTATCTAGATCGtctaaatcattatataGGAAACCTGCACCTGGAAGTCCACTAACTACTGAAACAAGTAAGAAATTGGATAAATTGCAAAGAGGTGTTGATGGGGcaaaagaagatgatggtTTGGAAAATTTCGGTATAATATGTCTATGTATTGACTCCGTTGActatttaaatttgaaagatggTCGTGGAGGGGAAAGATGGATTTATAAGAGAATGTCAGAAGGGGACTGTTCTGATACTGAAGCTtgggaagaagaagaagtcTGTCCGTAA
- the UGA1 gene encoding 4-aminobutyrate transaminase (similar to Saccharomyces cerevisiae UGA1 (YGR019W); ancestral locus Anc_4.155), which produces MTPAESYYPTEPSVPTVLTETVPGQFTLKAMSQLGEVFDVRPSYFVADFEKSIGNYIVDVDGNTYLDLYAQIASIALGYNNPALIEVAKSPEMIRALVDRPALGNFPSKDLESMLKQILKFAPKGQDHVWSGLSGADANELAFKAAFMYYKNKQRQGKDFTKEENESVMNNLPPGSPDLAVLSFKRAFHGRLFASGSATCSKPIHKLDLPAFRWPHAEFPSYKYPLGDKANAEFNQREDDRCLKNVEELIKTWPIPVAALLIEPIQSEGGDNHASKYFLQGLRDLTLKYNVVYIIDEVQTGVGSTGKFWCHEYADITPPVDLVTFSKKFQSAGYFFHDPAFIPSAPYRQFNTWCGEPARMLIAGAIGEEIVKNDLLSQCSRVGAYMFKKLEGLQKEHPTLFHNLRGKDRGTFIAWDLPSSEQRDLLLKTLRANGCNVGGCSTNAVRLRPSLTFEEKHCDIFINVLAKSIAQVLV; this is translated from the coding sequence ATGACTCCCGCTGAATCATACTACCCAACTGAACCTTCTGTACCAACTGTTTTGACAGAAACTGTTCCTGGCCAATTCACTCTAAAAGCCATGAGCCAATTGGGTGAGGTATTTGACGTAAGACCATCGTATTTTGTTGCAgactttgaaaaatctatTGGTAACTACATCGTGGATGTGGATGGTAACACATACCTAGATTTATATGCCCAAATTGCATCGATTGCATTGGGCTATAACAATCCTGCTTTAATTGAAGTAGCTAAGTCTCCTGAGATGATTCGCGCCTTAGTAGATCGTCCAGCTTTAGGTAATTTTCCTTCTAAGGATTTGGAATCAATGTTGAAACAAATCTTAAAATTTGCACCAAAGGGACAAGATCATGTTTGGTCAGGTTTATCAGGTGCAGATGCTAATGAATTGGCATTTAAAGCTGCATTCATgtattataaaaataaacaaagaCAAGGTAAGGATTTCACAAAAGAGGAAAATGAATCTGTCATGAACAATTTACCTCCAGGATCTCCAGATTTGGCtgttctttctttcaaGAGAGCGTTCCATGGTAGATTGTTTGCTTCTGGCTCTGCTACTTGTTCTAAACCAATTCATAAATTGGATTTACCTGCTTTCCGTTGGCCTCATGCTGAGTTTCCAAGTTACAAATATCCATTAGGCGACAAAGCTAATGCAGAATTTAATCAAAGAGAAGATGATCGTTGTTTGAAGAATGTGGAAGAATTAATCAAAACTTGGCCGATTCCTGTTGCTGCATTGTTGATTGAACCAATTCAATCAGAAGGTGGTGACAATCATGCATCTAAGTATTTCTTACAAGGTTTAAGAGATTTGACTTTGAAGTATAATGttgtttatattattgACGAAGTTCAAACTGGTGTTGGTTCCACTGGTAAGTTTTGGTGTCATGAATATGCTGATATTACACCTCCAGTTGATTTGGTTactttttcaaagaaattccAAAGTGCTGGTTATTTTTTCCATGATCCTGCGTTTATTCCAAGTGCCCCATATAGACAATTCAATACTTGGTGTGGTGAACCTGCAAGAATGTTAATTGCAGGTGCCATTGGTGAAGAGATTGTGAAGAATGATTTGTTAAGCCAATGTTCTAGAGTTGGTGCTTATATGTTTAAGAAACTAGAAGGATTACAGAAGGAACATCCTACTTTATTTCATAATTTAAGAGGTAAAGACAGAGGAACATTTATTGCTTGGGACTTGCCATCATCTGAACAAAGAGATCTATTATTGAAGACACTCAGAGCTAATGGTTGTAATGTCGGAGGTTGTTCAACGAACGCTGTCAGATTAAGACCATCTTTGACATTTGAAGAGAAACATTGtgatatattcattaatgtTTTGGCCAAATCAATCGCGCAAGTCTTGGTCTAG
- the VMA7 gene encoding H(+)-transporting V1 sector ATPase subunit F (similar to Saccharomyces cerevisiae VMA7 (YGR020C); ancestral locus Anc_4.157): MADKRTLIAVIGDEDTTTGLLLAGIGQVTNNNSNLTDKNFFIYQDGKTTREEVSKIFEHYTEERNDIAILLINQHVAEIIRSQVDSFVNPFPAILEIPSKDHPYDPEKDSVLKRVRKLFGE; encoded by the coding sequence ATGGCTGATAAACGTACGCTAATAGCAGTGATAGGAGATGAAGACACTACAACTGGATTATTACTTGCAGGTATAGGTCAAGTGAcaaataacaatagtaaCTTGACAGATAagaattttttcatatatcAAGATGGTAAGACTACCCGTGAAGAAGTATCCAAAATTTTTGAACATTACactgaagaaagaaatgataTCGCTATATTGTTAATTAATCAACATGTCGCTGAAATTATTAGGTCCCAAGTTGATTCATTTGTAAACCCATTCCCTGCTATTTTGGAAATCCCATCAAAGGATCATCCTTATGACCCAGAAAAGGATTCTGTTTTGAAAAGAGTTAGAAAGTTGTTCGGAgaataa
- the DPC29 gene encoding post-initiation translation factor DPC29 (similar to Saccharomyces cerevisiae YGR021W; ancestral locus Anc_4.158), producing MLQRILKRGPCYVKRTAQALGLASRTFNTLNNITHSGHNKWSTIKHQKMKNDAIKNKAANKISLQITSAVKANDTTSLNNLVELAMKSNIPKRVVENAINKGKIGTIGDGSENNNLCMYEGIGPGGVAFVVECSTDNKNRTVGLVRSAFLKANGSMTPTSYLFDVKGYLLVVPPKELDNEEKVFEKSIEIDGIEDIELLKGEEEGDENRDSTTIRSVSDTKQGVDNNENLAGEKYYEIIVGDPADTSQVANELQREGFTIEQQIGNKYIAKDDMKVNIDDENVMERLQKLISQLEAIDEFRGFYTNCDAVQQSFKTPLAQA from the coding sequence ATGCTGCAGCGAATATTAAAAAGAGGGCCTTGTTACGTAAAAAGAACAGCACAGGCATTGGGACTTGCGTCTCGAACTTTTAATAcgttaaataatattacgCATTCAGGTCATAACAAATGGTCGACAATAAAGCAtcaaaagatgaagaatgaTGCGATAAAGAATAAAGCTGCTAACAAGATATCCTTACAGATTACATCTGCAGTTAAAGCTAATGATACTACGTCTTTGAATAACTTAGTGGAATTAGCTATGAAGAGTAATATACCGAAGAGAGTTGTAGAGAATGCAATAAATAAGGGTAAAATTGGTACTATTGGTGATGGTagtgaaaataataatctttgtATGTATGAAGGAATCGGACCTGGAGGTGTAGCATTTGTAGTGGAATGTTCCActgataataagaatagAACTGTCGGGTTGGTTAGAAGTGCCTTTTTGAAGGCGAATGGGTCCATGACTCCGActtcttatttatttgatgtGAAGGGTTATTTGCTGGTGGTTCCACCTAAGGAATTGGATAATGAAGAGAAAGTCTTTGAGAAaagtattgaaattgatggtATAGAAGACATCGAGTTATTAAAgggagaagaagaaggagacGAGAATAGAGATTCTACAACAATAAGAAGTGTTAGTGATACAAAACAGGGCGTTGACAATAATGAGAATTTGGCAGGAGAGAAGTACTATGAAATTATTGTAGGCGATCCGGCCGATACTAGTCAGGTAGCTAACGAACTTCAAAGGGAAGGTTTCACAATAGAACAACAAATTGGTAACAAGTACATTGCCAAAGATGATATGAAGGTTAAtatagatgatgaaaacGTTATGGAGCGATTACAGAAGTTAATCTCACAATTAGAAGctattgatgaatttcGAGGATTCTATACCAACTGCGATGCTGTACAGCAATCATTCAAAACACCACTAGCACAGGCGTAA
- the MTL1 gene encoding Mtl1p (similar to Saccharomyces cerevisiae MTL1 (YGR023W) and MID2 (YLR332W); ancestral locus Anc_4.159), which produces MICNKKRILLYASLLHIVTSQEFIIPPAGNETTTTSLESTLPPSIPSPIISSITELSTSSSSPSVQVVPPTSSDTPQTSLSSSSSSLYAQLSSTTPLPASSSLGPLLISSSTIPTTTFSSSSNIVSSRSTSSIIIASPSFTSIASPSSSTSSDTSSSSITTTSTWYRSITTTTSTSSSLPIISSTSSLIISSSTSSATIQSTSSSSTRRIFSSSSSSFSSSSSLPSRTTSSSRRSSSTSRTSRIISSSISSSTSRISSSSSSSSTTSSSSFTVSSTTTSASTSSSPTLSLDLRKTVTSIIHGKTILSNYYTTITYTPTATANSSNSKNSHSGLTKKNRNIVLGCVLGIGIPLLLLIGLILYHFCIKSKSTNFIDSDGKVITAYKTNNLHKLWNLLIGKKNNNEEYHSNLPLGSRNNDGGENGYNFDNDDILVQRNIRNDDGSDMPSQISIDNSNIMHTYVDNDDNIDTTTTMNHKNMEPYDTFVHGAPGADTTTSTDNTNSTSRSDSSQSNKLMIQEEKIYNNNDEDEDDNQNSFNDNEATNNINIHNNNNENNSVNDDDNYDDDDDEDEDTRHNRTGFTITNL; this is translated from the coding sequence atgatctgcaataaaaaaagaattctTCTCTATGCTTCTTTGCTACACATTGTCACATCACAAGAATTCATCATACCACCAGCTGGCAATGAAACTACAACTACTTCACTAGAATCAACATTACCTCCTTCTATCCCATCTCCTATAATCTCCTCCATTACTGAATTGTCgacttcatcatcatcaccgTCTGTGCAGGTCGTTCCTCCTACATCGAGCGATACACCTCAaacttcattatcatcctCCTCGTCTTCATTATATGCACAGCTTTCTTCAACAACTCCATTACCGGCGTCTTCAAGTCTTGGTCCATTGCTCATAAGTAGTAGTACTATACCAACAACCACTTTCTCTTCCTCGAGCAATATAGTTAGTAGCAGATCGACAAGTTCTATCATTATTGCATCTCCTTCTTTCACTTCAATTGCTTCtccatcatcttctacATCTTCAGATACATCGTCTTCATCTATCacaacaacatcaacatGGTATAGGTCAATAACAACTACTACTTCTACTTCAAGCTCATTACCTATCATTTCATCTACTTCTAGTTTGATAATATCAAGCTCTACTAGCTCAGCAACCATTCAATCAACTTCTTCCTCATcaacaagaagaatattcagctcatcttcatcttcattttcatcttcatcttcattaccATCAAGAACAACCTCATCCAGTAGGAGGTCATCATCCACATCAAGAACATCAAGAATAATATCTTCCTCCATATCATCAAGTACCTCGAGgatatcttcttcttcgtcttcttcCTCCACCAcctcctcctcctcatTTACCGTATCTTCAACAACGACATCAgcatcaacatcatcatcaccaacATTATCCTTGGATTTAAGGAAAACAGTGACAAGTATAATTCATGGGAAAACAATCCTATCAAACTATTATACAACAATAACATATACACCCACCGCAACAGCAAATTCTTCCAATAGTAAGAATTCACATTCTGGCCtcacaaagaaaaatagaAACATTGTCCTAGGTTGTGTTTTAGGTATAGGAATACCCCTCCTATTATTGATCGGATTAATTCTATATCATTTCTGtatcaaatcaaaatcaactAATTTTATAGATTCAGATGGTAAAGTCATCACCGCATACAAGACTAACAATCTACATAAACTTTGGAATCTACTCATCGGTAAGAAGaacaataatgaagaatatcATTCTAATTTACCATTGGGTTCTCgtaataatgatggtgGAGAAAATGgttataattttgataatgatgacaTATTAGtccaaagaaatattagaaatgatgatggtTCCGATATGCCTTCCCAAATCAGTATAGATAATTCGAATATCATGCATACGTAcgttgataatgatgataatatcGATACCACAACTACGATGAACcataaaaatatggaacCATACGATACGTTCGTGCATGGAGCTCCTGGGGCAGATACTACAACTTCGACAGATAATACTAATAGTACTTCAAGATCAGACAGTAGTCaatctaataaattaatgatacaagaagaaaaaatctataataataatgatgaggatgaagatgacAACCAAAATAGtttcaatgataatgaagccactaataatattaatattcataacaataataatgagaaCAATTCAGTTAATGACGATGAtaattatgatgatgacgatgacgaGGATGAGGATACCAGGCATAATAGGACCGGTTttacaattacaaatttataa